From one Macellibacteroides fermentans genomic stretch:
- a CDS encoding CDP-alcohol phosphatidyltransferase family protein, which produces MKEEIKSTLKSMDTEEFIDLAFYRPIGYLWAKLFERLHITPNAVSVASIFLGVAAGVLFYFDDLAYTIPGILLLIWANSFDSADGQLARMTGQYSRLGRVLDGVCGDIWFITIYAAICFRLTPEFGIWIWLMAAVAGYFHSMQASMADYYRNFHLYFLKGKKGSELEDSSILVARNKEITWKSDPVEKFFMFFYVPYTQKQEQRTPAMQKFRITLRNVYGDREMPQWLREHFRALSKPLMKYTNILSFNTRVIVLFVSLLIDMPWIYFVFELTVLNGLLLYMRTTHERICKETEQLVLNKENKA; this is translated from the coding sequence ATGAAAGAAGAAATTAAATCTACGCTGAAGTCGATGGACACCGAAGAGTTTATCGACCTGGCGTTTTACAGGCCCATCGGTTATCTGTGGGCCAAATTATTTGAACGGTTACACATAACCCCCAACGCTGTTAGCGTGGCTTCCATCTTTTTGGGTGTGGCTGCCGGCGTATTGTTTTATTTTGATGATCTTGCCTACACCATTCCGGGCATCTTGTTGCTTATCTGGGCGAACTCTTTCGATAGCGCCGACGGACAGCTGGCTCGTATGACGGGGCAGTATTCGCGTCTGGGACGTGTGCTGGATGGTGTTTGCGGCGATATCTGGTTTATCACCATCTATGCGGCTATCTGCTTTAGGCTTACCCCCGAGTTTGGTATCTGGATTTGGCTGATGGCTGCCGTAGCCGGGTATTTTCATAGCATGCAGGCTTCCATGGCCGATTATTACAGGAACTTCCACCTCTATTTCCTGAAAGGGAAGAAGGGCAGCGAGCTTGAAGATTCGTCTATCCTGGTGGCACGTAACAAGGAGATTACCTGGAAATCGGATCCGGTGGAGAAGTTCTTTATGTTCTTTTATGTTCCTTACACCCAGAAACAGGAACAGCGGACGCCCGCCATGCAGAAGTTCCGTATTACACTTCGTAATGTGTACGGCGACCGCGAAATGCCCCAATGGTTGCGCGAGCATTTCCGTGCGCTGAGCAAGCCTTTAATGAAGTATACCAATATCCTGTCGTTCAATACGCGTGTAATTGTGCTTTTCGTATCTCTGCTGATCGATATGCCCTGGATATACTTCGTATTCGAACTTACGGTGCTGAACGGGTTGTTGCTGTATATGCGCACCACCCACGAACGGATCTGCAAAGAAACAGAACAACTTGTATTAAATAAAGAGAATAAAGCATGA
- a CDS encoding ATP-grasp domain-containing protein: MKQNKIAGIVRGNCYSPNHVGNDAAVFNETIRHLELAGYEVATYTEEDVLNREVLEPVIFTMARSKEVVEKLKEYENRGAVVVNSGYGISNCTREQMTRLLVDNNIPHPRSIITPTKDHHIAQRLKEEGMDNCWIKRGDFHAIHREDVTYVRHIEEAEGILSEYALRGIPNAVINEHLVGDLVKFYGVAGSDFFYWFYPFNMNHSKFGHEQINGKATGIAFSVEDMHAICERSAQVLKVKIYGGDCIISPEGEIRIIDFNDWPSFAPCRDQAAPHIARCIIESGKDLLA; this comes from the coding sequence ATGAAACAAAATAAAATCGCCGGCATTGTACGGGGCAACTGCTATTCACCCAATCATGTGGGAAACGATGCGGCTGTTTTTAATGAGACGATCCGCCACCTTGAGTTGGCCGGATACGAGGTTGCTACTTATACAGAGGAAGATGTATTGAACCGGGAAGTTTTGGAACCGGTTATCTTCACCATGGCACGAAGTAAAGAGGTCGTGGAAAAATTGAAAGAATACGAAAACAGGGGAGCTGTGGTGGTGAATTCGGGTTATGGTATTTCCAATTGTACCCGCGAGCAGATGACGCGTCTGCTGGTAGACAATAACATACCTCATCCCAGAAGTATTATAACTCCCACCAAAGATCATCATATTGCCCAGCGTCTGAAAGAAGAGGGTATGGATAATTGCTGGATCAAACGGGGCGATTTCCATGCGATACACCGCGAAGATGTAACCTACGTACGACATATCGAAGAGGCCGAAGGTATCTTGAGCGAATATGCCCTGCGTGGTATTCCCAATGCAGTGATAAATGAGCATCTGGTGGGCGACCTGGTTAAGTTTTACGGTGTGGCCGGAAGTGATTTCTTCTATTGGTTTTATCCGTTTAATATGAATCACAGTAAATTCGGACACGAGCAGATTAACGGTAAAGCTACAGGGATTGCCTTTTCGGTGGAGGATATGCACGCTATATGCGAACGTTCTGCACAGGTGCTGAAGGTTAAGATTTATGGCGGCGACTGTATCATTTCGCCCGAAGGCGAGATTCGTATCATCGATTTTAACGACTGGCCCAGTTTTGCCCCTTGCAGAGATCAGGCTGCACCTCATATAGCACGTTGTATTATTGAAAGTGGTAAGGATTTATTGGCATGA
- a CDS encoding nucleotidyltransferase family protein — protein MKYAIIAAGLGSRLQSEGVSLPKPLVKLNGEAMIDRLIRIFVANHAESVSVIVNEEMKEVQEHLKSLSLPVPLHLVIKSTPSSMHSFFELSPSLEGGKFCLTTVDTIFKEDEFASYIKAFEQDDVHDGLMAVTDYIDDEKPLYVATDPSLLVTGFMDSAYPGARYISGGIYCLNQAGIHTLHGCMNDGVSRMRNYQRRLVEEGVQLKAYPFSKIIDVDHAEDIQKAENFIY, from the coding sequence ATGAAATATGCAATTATAGCAGCAGGTCTCGGATCGCGTCTGCAATCAGAAGGAGTGTCGTTGCCCAAGCCGTTGGTTAAGCTTAATGGCGAGGCGATGATCGACCGGTTGATCCGGATATTCGTGGCCAACCATGCCGAGTCGGTGAGTGTAATTGTGAACGAAGAGATGAAAGAGGTGCAGGAACACCTCAAATCGCTCTCGTTGCCTGTGCCCTTACACCTTGTAATTAAGAGTACACCAAGCTCTATGCACAGCTTTTTTGAGCTTTCGCCTTCGCTGGAGGGGGGCAAGTTCTGTCTTACTACGGTAGACACCATCTTTAAGGAAGATGAGTTTGCCAGTTATATCAAGGCATTTGAACAGGATGACGTACACGATGGACTGATGGCGGTTACCGATTACATTGACGACGAAAAGCCGCTATACGTTGCAACGGACCCATCGCTTTTGGTTACCGGTTTTATGGATAGCGCGTATCCCGGTGCCCGGTATATCTCGGGGGGTATCTATTGCCTTAATCAGGCAGGAATACATACGCTGCACGGCTGTATGAACGACGGGGTGTCGCGCATGCGCAACTATCAGCGCAGGTTGGTAGAGGAGGGGGTGCAGCTTAAAGCCTACCCGTTTTCAAAGATTATTGATGTCGATCATGCGGAAGACATCCAAAAAGCAGAGAATTTTATTTATTAA
- a CDS encoding inositol-3-phosphate synthase gives MKVEVKPASGKLGVLVVGVGGAVSTTFLVGTLAVRKGLATPIGSITQLATMRLGKRNENNFPKIKDIVPLATLDDIVFGGWDIFPEDVYAAAKHAEVLTDKDLEGVKDELIAIKPMKAAFDQNFVKRLNGTHVKEAATRWELMEQVREDIRNFKAQNNCDRVVVIWAASTEIYLPLADEHQTLEGFRKAMKENNVEQIAPSMCYAYAAIAEGAPFIMGAPNLCVDMPAMWEFSKEMNVPICGKDFKTGQTMLKTVLAPMLKTRMLGLDGWFSTNILGNRDGEVLDDPDSFKTKEVSKLSVIDTILQPELYPELYKNIYHKVRINYYPPRKDNKEGWDNIDLVGWMGYPMQLKVDFLCRDSILAAPLCLDLVLFADLALRCNFSGIQSWLSFYFKSPMHDFEHVPEHDLFIQYIKLKNTLRTIIGEETLDYID, from the coding sequence ATGAAAGTAGAAGTTAAACCAGCCAGCGGGAAGCTGGGGGTTTTAGTTGTAGGTGTAGGAGGAGCCGTGTCGACTACCTTTTTAGTAGGAACATTGGCAGTAAGAAAGGGATTAGCCACTCCAATCGGATCAATCACACAGTTGGCCACCATGCGATTGGGTAAAAGAAATGAGAATAACTTCCCTAAGATAAAAGATATCGTTCCATTGGCGACGTTGGATGATATCGTATTTGGCGGATGGGATATATTCCCGGAAGATGTGTATGCTGCAGCAAAGCATGCCGAGGTACTTACCGATAAGGATCTGGAAGGTGTTAAAGACGAATTGATAGCCATCAAACCGATGAAGGCCGCATTCGATCAGAACTTTGTAAAACGTTTGAACGGTACACATGTGAAAGAGGCCGCCACCCGTTGGGAGCTGATGGAACAGGTACGCGAGGATATCCGTAACTTCAAGGCTCAGAATAACTGCGATCGCGTAGTTGTAATTTGGGCTGCCAGCACGGAAATCTATTTGCCGTTGGCCGACGAACACCAGACGCTGGAAGGTTTCCGCAAAGCCATGAAGGAAAACAACGTGGAACAAATTGCTCCAAGTATGTGTTATGCCTATGCTGCCATCGCAGAAGGTGCTCCGTTTATTATGGGTGCTCCTAACTTGTGCGTGGATATGCCGGCTATGTGGGAATTCTCTAAAGAGATGAATGTACCCATCTGCGGAAAGGACTTCAAAACAGGTCAGACCATGCTTAAGACCGTATTGGCTCCGATGCTTAAAACGCGTATGTTAGGTCTGGACGGTTGGTTCTCTACCAACATCCTGGGTAACCGCGACGGCGAAGTGCTGGACGATCCGGATTCATTCAAGACCAAAGAGGTCAGCAAGCTTTCGGTTATCGATACCATCCTGCAGCCCGAGTTGTATCCGGAGTTGTACAAGAATATTTACCACAAGGTACGTATCAACTATTACCCACCGCGCAAAGACAACAAAGAGGGTTGGGATAATATCGACCTTGTTGGATGGATGGGCTATCCGATGCAGTTGAAGGTTGACTTCCTGTGCCGCGACTCGATCCTGGCTGCTCCGCTTTGTCTGGACTTGGTATTGTTTGCCGACCTGGCTTTGCGTTGTAATTTCTCGGGTATTCAGAGTTGGTTGTCGTTCTATTTCAAGAGTCCGATGCACGACTTCGAACATGTTCCCGAACACGATTTGTTTATACAGTATATCAAGCTGAAAAATACATTGCGCACCATCATCGGTGAAGAGACATTGGATTATATCGATTGA